CCTCTTGCTGCAAATCGTAGAATTCCGGCTCGCGATGGCACAGGTCGGGCTGCAGCAAGCTCTGTCGCACGCGTTCCGTCAGCGTGACCGGCCCCGGGTTCAGTAACAGCATCAGCGGCCTCCCGCACCATGTGCGATGTGGTTCATCAAGCGCCTTTTCACTTGCTCCGGCGTCACGCATGGCCGTGGCAGGCCCTCTGGCGTACCGGGCCGTATTTTGATACACGCGAAACGCGGCCCGTCGCCGAGCGGCTCGGCGTTGAAAACCCGCCGCAGCGCACCGAGATCGTCCCCTTCAATCACCAGCCCGTACCCACACGCCGCGGCCACGCCCGCGAACGACATGCCAGGTGATACGGTCGCCTGGCCACCAGTCGAATCGTGTACGCCGTTGTCTAGCACAATATGCACGAGGTTGGCCGCCCCATAGGCGCCCAGCGTCGCAAACGCGCCCATGCGCATCAACGCGGCACCATCGCCATCGAGCGCCACCACGCGCAGGTCAGGCCGCGCCAGCGCGAGTCCGATCGCCATCGTCATCACGCAGCCCATCGAGCCAACCATATACAATTGGTTTGGCCGGTCGTGCAGCGCATACAGTTCACGACCACAGAAACCGGTGGACGCCAATACCACGCTGCCCTGCACCGGTGTTGCGTCGATCACGCCGCGCAGTACGTCGCTGCGCGACGGCAATGCGTCACAGGACGTGCCGCGCAGCGTCGATTCGACCGGCACCGCCGCGCGCCGTGCGTGGGCAGTGGCGCCGCGCAGCGGATAGGGCGCGACGCTCCCCTTCTGCATGACCAGCGCATAGGGCCGACCGGTAGCGTCCATATGCGCGATCGCCCGATCCAATGCCGGACCGATATCCGCTGCGTCGGTCGGAAAGGTCTCCCATGCAATCTCCATCGTCTGGAGCATCGCCGGCGTAATCGGCCCCATCAACGCATGCTGCGGCTCGTCGGCCACGCCCGGCTGGCCACGCCAGGTGATGATCAACAACTGCGGCAGCCGGAACGTCCAGGTCAGCGAGGTCAGCGGACTGACGGCGTTGCCGAGCCCGGAGTTCTGCATCATCGTGACACCGCGCCGACCAGCCAGCGTCGTGCCTGCGATCAGTGCGACCGCATCTCCCTCGTTTGCCGCGCTCACATAATGCAGCGATGGCGCCTGCAACACGTAGTTGATGAAAGGTGTTAAAAACGAGCACGGCACGCCCGCGTACCAGTCGAATCCGCGTTCGCGCGCCGCATCAACAAACTGCGCCGCGTCAATCATTGCCACCTCCGGCGCTCGCCTCTGCGATCGGTACCTGCGTATGGGCGAAATCCGCCGCCCGGCGGAAATCATCCAGATCATTGACGCCACGCCAGTGTCCGTGCACATATTGCACTTCGATCTGCTCGCCGGCGTCAACTAGCGCATTGAGCAGCGCCGGCATATCTAGCGAATCGAAGTCGCCGCGCTCGCGCAGCGTCGCGAAAATACGCCGAAGTTTGTCGCGTCCTTCGCCACGCACGCCCAGCAGGCCAATCCAACGCCCGTGCGGCACCGTGCCATCTGGCGCGGCTGCCTCGCTGCTCACGCGCCGCAGCACGACCTTCTGCCCAAACAGGCCCCGGTCGTCGCCACTCGAACAGTACGCGAAATCGCGCACGCTCTGGTTGGTCGGCTGCGTCTGCGACGAATCGACGACCACGCAAAAGTGCGCGTCGCTTTCGACCAGGTTGTGCAGGATATAACTGCGAAACAATAGATCGCCATACGAGATGACGGTATCGTGCTCGAACGCCTGCGTCGCACACACGAGCGACGCCAGTTCACCGGTCGTCTCGTGCCGTTCGTTGACCACCACGCGGATACCCGCCGTGTCGATCGCATCGGCACGGTAACCACCCACGACCGTGATATCGTTCACGCCCTGCTTTTTAAAGCCGTCCACAAGCCAGCGCAACAACGGCTTGCCCGCAATCGGCAACATCACCTTGGGCCGCTGCGCGGTGACCGCCTCCAGCCCGCGTCCCCGGCTCGCGGCCAGCACGACCGCCGCGCGCGGCGCGCGCGCGGCCAAATAGACCCGCTCGGCGGCTGAATATTCGTCCGCGCCTTGCAAACGGAAAATCTCGTTGACCGATGCGATCCGGTCCTCGACGCCGACCAGCGTCTCGCTGTCGTGAATTTCTTTGGCGACGGCCTGCATCGCCGAAGTGGCCGCGCGTATCAAGTGATTCGCCCAGATCACGACACTGATGCCCGCGTTGCGGAAGACCTGCGTCGGCGTGCTGTAGTACTTCGTCGGCACAATCACCAGCGGTGCGCGATGAGCCCATTCACGTGCAAATGCCACGATTTCGTCGGCCCGCGCCAGCTTACTGTGGATCAGAATCGCATCGGCCCCAGCCGCGTGATACGCTTCGGCGCGGCGCAGCGCCTCGTCCATGCCCCAGCCGGCAATCAACGCCTCAACCCGCGCGACAATCGAAAAATCCGGATCATCCTGGGAATCCTTGCCGGCTTTGATCTTGCCGCAGAACTCATCGACATCCGCCAACGGCTGCCGCTCGCCGCCGATGAAGCTGTTGGTCTTTGGGAATTGTTTGTCCTCGATGCACACGCCGGCCACGCCGCGCTGCTCCAGCTTTTTGACCAGCCGCCGGACGTTGTTGAAATTGCCGTAGCCGGTATCGCCGTCAAGCAGGATGGGTAGGTCGCTCGCGTCAACCATGAATTCCAGCGTGTCGACCACCTGTGTCCAGCTCGCCTCATTGTTATCGCGCACACCGTATTGCGCCGAGATCGCTAGGCCTGACGCCCAGATGGCATCAAAACCCGCTTCGCGCACGATCCGCGCGGACAGCCCGTTGTGCGCCTCCATCATGAATTCCAGCTTATCGGAAGTCAGCATGCGGCGCAGCCGCGCCGCACGGCTTTGCGCGCGCACAACCAAGGTATCGGGGGCGTTCATGAATTCAATAAGCTCCTGTCTCAACGCGACGCGATCGTACTCGCGGCGAACACCGGCTGCAGCAGGGGCAGCACTTGCGTTCTCGCACGCTCGACGTCCGCAGCAAAATCAATTTCGATCCATGGTGCACCGGTCACGTCGGCCACGTCGAAGACATGGCTGCGCTCGAGCAGCAGGTCCCGCAGCGCTTCCTCGTGTGGCAAATTCGCGCGGCCGCTGCCGACATAGTCGGCCGCGATCTGCGCCAGACGCCGCGCGGCCCCCTCAGTCAGGCGGAAAAACCCGACCGACTCGCCCATCGTGTCGTACCGCAGGTCGGCCGCGACCTGCTTGCGCAACTCGACGGGCACACCGTCACGCAAGCATAGCTTGACCGGTTCGTCGCCCGGCTCGAAATCACGATCGATCAGCAACCGATTCGCATGCTCGCCAGCCACCAGTGGCAGCATGAGACGCTCGTCGTACAGCACGTCGGCATCCATCAGCAACACGTCTCCACCCGCGCACAACGCGTCGGATACCGTGTGCACCGTCAGCACGCTGCCCAGCTCGTAGTCCGAGTTAAGCACGAAGCGCGGCGGCGGCGTCCAACACAGGCGCAGCAGCTCGGCTTCGATCATCTCGTGGTGAAAGCCCAAGGCCAGTACGATTTCGTCGACACCGGCTGCCCTGAGCCAATGCAAATGGCGCTCGAGCAGCGTCATGCCGTCGAACTGTAGCAAGCATTTGGGTGAGTGCTTGTTCTCGGGCTGGACTAAGCGCAGGCCGCGACCCGCAGCAAGAATAATGGCGCGCACTGATGCTCCCGTGTGATTCGTCTATGAGTGTGATTCGCAGCGCCGGGCGAGGCGCTCAAATCAACATGTTGCGCTATTCGGCACGCTAGTCGGCCGCCGGCATCCGCATAGCCCGGCGGCGTTGCCAGCCGCGCTCAGAAAAATGCAGGTACACCAGGCCCGGCACGCCAAGCAGGATCTCGCGGGCGCGCTTGGCCAGCGACAGCGCGAGAGCCGTGTCCGGCGGCAAGCCGACCAGCGGCGCAAGCAGCAGGTACCCGCCCTCCTGCACGCCAAGCGAGCCCGGGATCATGAACGCCGCGCCGCGGATGGCCTGCCCGATGCTCTCGAGCAACAGTGCATCGACCCAGCCGACCGGATGTCCAATCAACTGCAGGATCAGCCAGACTTCCCCGGTGCCAATGATCCAGCCGGACAGGCTCAATGCGAAGCTTGCCGCCACCGCGCGCGGCTGCCGATACAGCGTGGCCACGTGCGCATCCACCGCATCGGCGCGCTCGAAGAGCGCCGACCAGTCGCGTCCCGCCGACAGCTTAGACATCACGCGTGAGAGCCGCCCGAACAAGCGCCGCCGTTGCGCCAGGTAAAAACCGTACAGCAGCAGCGCAAAGCCCGCGCTCGCGGCCAGCAACGGCGTGC
This Mycetohabitans endofungorum DNA region includes the following protein-coding sequences:
- the aepY gene encoding phosphonopyruvate decarboxylase encodes the protein MIDAAQFVDAARERGFDWYAGVPCSFLTPFINYVLQAPSLHYVSAANEGDAVALIAGTTLAGRRGVTMMQNSGLGNAVSPLTSLTWTFRLPQLLIITWRGQPGVADEPQHALMGPITPAMLQTMEIAWETFPTDAADIGPALDRAIAHMDATGRPYALVMQKGSVAPYPLRGATAHARRAAVPVESTLRGTSCDALPSRSDVLRGVIDATPVQGSVVLASTGFCGRELYALHDRPNQLYMVGSMGCVMTMAIGLALARPDLRVVALDGDGAALMRMGAFATLGAYGAANLVHIVLDNGVHDSTGGQATVSPGMSFAGVAAACGYGLVIEGDDLGALRRVFNAEPLGDGPRFACIKIRPGTPEGLPRPCVTPEQVKRRLMNHIAHGAGGR
- the aepX gene encoding phosphoenolpyruvate mutase, which encodes MNAPDTLVVRAQSRAARLRRMLTSDKLEFMMEAHNGLSARIVREAGFDAIWASGLAISAQYGVRDNNEASWTQVVDTLEFMVDASDLPILLDGDTGYGNFNNVRRLVKKLEQRGVAGVCIEDKQFPKTNSFIGGERQPLADVDEFCGKIKAGKDSQDDPDFSIVARVEALIAGWGMDEALRRAEAYHAAGADAILIHSKLARADEIVAFAREWAHRAPLVIVPTKYYSTPTQVFRNAGISVVIWANHLIRAATSAMQAVAKEIHDSETLVGVEDRIASVNEIFRLQGADEYSAAERVYLAARAPRAAVVLAASRGRGLEAVTAQRPKVMLPIAGKPLLRWLVDGFKKQGVNDITVVGGYRADAIDTAGIRVVVNERHETTGELASLVCATQAFEHDTVISYGDLLFRSYILHNLVESDAHFCVVVDSSQTQPTNQSVRDFAYCSSGDDRGLFGQKVVLRRVSSEAAAPDGTVPHGRWIGLLGVRGEGRDKLRRIFATLRERGDFDSLDMPALLNALVDAGEQIEVQYVHGHWRGVNDLDDFRRAADFAHTQVPIAEASAGGGND
- a CDS encoding NTP transferase domain-containing protein; the protein is MRAIILAAGRGLRLVQPENKHSPKCLLQFDGMTLLERHLHWLRAAGVDEIVLALGFHHEMIEAELLRLCWTPPPRFVLNSDYELGSVLTVHTVSDALCAGGDVLLMDADVLYDERLMLPLVAGEHANRLLIDRDFEPGDEPVKLCLRDGVPVELRKQVAADLRYDTMGESVGFFRLTEGAARRLAQIAADYVGSGRANLPHEEALRDLLLERSHVFDVADVTGAPWIEIDFAADVERARTQVLPLLQPVFAASTIASR
- a CDS encoding lysylphosphatidylglycerol synthase domain-containing protein; protein product: MTRAAWISLTIGASLFVGLLAWQGIAPLMAALSAAGSGLLLVAAFHGLPMVVDAAAIRVLASERGGVLAGERGGVTIGDALLTRWAGESVNSLLPAGQIGGPLLMVRHLAQRRLSLPESAAVITVSTTWQTIAQVVFALLGLAVFAADAAHGALGGLRTPLLAASAGFALLLYGFYLAQRRRLFGRLSRVMSKLSAGRDWSALFERADAVDAHVATLYRQPRAVAASFALSLSGWIIGTGEVWLILQLIGHPVGWVDALLLESIGQAIRGAAFMIPGSLGVQEGGYLLLAPLVGLPPDTALALSLAKRAREILLGVPGLVYLHFSERGWQRRRAMRMPAAD